The Papaver somniferum cultivar HN1 chromosome 6, ASM357369v1, whole genome shotgun sequence genome segment ATCTGTCTTTCGGTGTTTGATCAAGAACCGAGTTTCACTTCTTAACATTCTTAACCAGTAGATCCATAGATATATTCACCTCCCATTGGTATTTTCCGCATTTTATCAGGAATTGCCTAATGGAATTTTGACTGTACATTTTgtatacaaaagaaaaatcaaaagtatATTATTAATACAAGAATTCACTTACTCAAAACATTGGTCTCAAATTCACATTATATCTTCTTTTTCGTGCAAATTTACATTTGGTAATTATATGTTGCATCATTGAACCATACGTAATTACTTGGTAACTAAAATCTTGCTCCAGGTGTATCGATAATGGTTAGAATTATTGAGGAAGCATTGACCTTGATGAAAACATCAAATGAACATGTGAAGATTCTAATTATTGAGGAAGCATTGGCCGATCAGCGATTTATTCGCCTCGCTCTCAAGTCTGTCAAGATTCTTCTTGTTGAAAGAGTTTATGCATCATCATATCTGTTTATTTCTTTTATATGTCAACTTAATAAATAAACAAACTCATAATTTTCTACTTTTGCCATGTATGGTGCTGGTTGTTAACCATTAATTGCATTCGTGAGGCTGGAGCTGTGACAACGAATTCTGTTCCAAGTAGAATCTTAGAGAAAAATAATGGCCTCTCCGTATCATGTGAGAGGGAGACAAAAAGAGATGACAGAGGGAATCGCGTGCAAAATCTTGTTTTCGCAAGGTCAGTGCTAAATGTTCTTGAAGGCAGGTATTAACTGGTAGATGCACAAACAGTGCCACTCGAGCACATGCATATATTAGCATGTACAGATTTAAGCTACAGACAAACAACCAACAGACATGGAAAGTAAATGTGGTAGTTCCGCCGCATGACAACCTGAAAGAAGTGACTATGAGAGCCTTTAATGAGATTCCTCATGTTCCCTTTAGGTTTGTATATATAAGGTGCAATTGAGTAAACCTTTCATCAACAAAACTAAATTCATTTCTACATCTTCTTCTGCAAATCAAAGTGAATTTCAATGGCTACCTCAAACAAAACGTTCCATGCTCGTTCAATCAGTTTACCCACCGAATCTCATCCTCTAACTCTTGCAGTTGAGGAGCAACTCTGCCGATTAAGATCTTCAGAACTAGCCACTTCATCTTCATCCATCTCTAGCAATTTAGCTTGCCTCAAGGACTTGTACGAATGTGTTGAGGATTTCCTTTCTACCCATGATGGGAAATGTTTAGATGCCGTCTTGGACGGATCTATCATGCTGTTGGATGTTTGCAGCACTGTTAAGGATGTTTTGTCTCAAATGAAGCAATCTGTCCAAGATCTTCAGTCGTCCATCCGTAGACATTCAAATGAAGTCGACACATATATGTCCTCCAGAAAAAAGGTCACCAAGGTGATCCGAAAGTGCCTTGCAGATCTTAAAAGAACTGCCACCAAAAAG includes the following:
- the LOC113286432 gene encoding uncharacterized protein LOC113286432, with product MATSNKTFHARSISLPTESHPLTLAVEEQLCRLRSSELATSSSSISSNLACLKDLYECVEDFLSTHDGKCLDAVLDGSIMLLDVCSTVKDVLSQMKQSVQDLQSSIRRHSNEVDTYMSSRKKVTKVIRKCLADLKRTATKKNDVSLLKEVEDTTLAVLVSILSFVSEPKQNKSMISKLMPTKGAAQQISEVMKIDIALKSKGIEVKDVQKPLEAVEMNLQDLEVGLESVFRCLIKNRVSLLNILNH